A single window of Zea mays cultivar B73 chromosome 10, Zm-B73-REFERENCE-NAM-5.0, whole genome shotgun sequence DNA harbors:
- the LOC100277044 gene encoding Protein MULTIPLE CHLOROPLAST DIVISION SITE 1, giving the protein MAIAAVPASLPFVLLPPRLFRGRAVRWPRPIRASASTNAGDVAGGERKFGALVSRVGDLRALVASVPPAVASMQKNIGPNFVAGFCVSMAFVAAAARQISLRSREHVSKGSVADLVRRGQLKSGQRGIAKLRTYDDPFNNPLVKIDEGTSTAQMFGKEYRLAPVRLTKEQQEMHQNRRSRAYQWKRPTVFLREGDSLPPDVDPDTVRWIPANHPFSAASSEVDEETAKQNVYQKDGIPSRVKAEHEALQARLEASNDVTRLPSDPRSIQRNERPMRLSGKPSEHLQSSKFENQDRQLATESGKHSSESLMDVYNQTSRKGNKNCVLQLFEDICFVT; this is encoded by the exons ATGGCGATCGCCGCCGTCCCCGCCTCcctccccttcgtcctcctcCCTCCGAGGCTGTTCCGCGGGAGGGCGGTGAGGTGGCCGCGCCCGATTAGGGCTTCGGCGTCGACCAACGCCGGTGACGTTGCAGGCGGAGAGCGGAAGTTTGGGGCTCTGGTGAGCAGGGTGGGAGATCTGAGGGCGCTCGTAGCCTCCGTGCCTCCTGCTGTTGCTTCG ATGCAGAAAAACATTGGCCCAAATTTTGTTGCTGGTTTCTGTGTTAGCATGGCATTTGTGGCTGCTGCTGCAAGACAGATCTCCTTAAGAAGTCGAGAGCATGTTAGTAAAGGTTCTGTTGCTGATCTTGTAAGGCGTGGCCAGTTAAAATCAGGGCAACGAGGGAT TGCAAAGCTCCGTACATACGATGATCCTTTCAATAACCCGTTAGTAAAGATTGATGAGGGTACATCTACTGCACAAATGTTTGGCAAGGAGTACCGTTTGGCTCCTGTTAGGCTTACGAAAGAGCAGCAAGAAATGCACCAGAACAGGAGATCGCGTGCATATCAGTGGAAAAGGCCAACCGTGTTTCTCAGGGAAGGTGATTCCTTACCTCCAGATGTTGATCCGGATACAGTTAGATGGATTCCAGCAAACCATCCCTTTTCTGCTGCTTCAAGTGAAGTGGATGAGGAGACCGCCAAACAAAATGTCTACCAAAAGGATGGCATCCCATCCCGTGTCAAGGCTGAGCATGAAGCTTTGCAGGCAAGGCTAGAGGCCTCAAACGAT GTTACCAGACTCCCTTCGGATCCAAGGAGTATTCAGCGTAATGAGAGACCAATGAGATTGTCAGGCAAGCCATCTGAACATCTTCAGAGCTCCAAGTTTGAGAACCAAGATAGACAACTGGCTACTGAGTCTGGTAAACATAGCTCTGAATCTCTGATGGATGTTTACAATCAAACGAGCCGGAAGGGCAATAAAAATTGTgtacttcagctcttcgaagacaTTTGCTTTGTTACGTAG
- the LOC103641923 gene encoding uncharacterized protein gives MSNPSNAQQFPPPPPLWPTGYMQQNPVDCNMMGNINFPSPGQGPTTMWAPIQAGNTSSQSTMIPASQSALYWNHYMNFVRNPLGSVGMSPYTDSYPPSLSSTPLQGSNTIPQMPVNLESDAEHSVQDINSPEKNAPPVQKQKKSKEQNFTAPEDRLLCTTWLQISSDPIVNTGQRREGLWARIEKRYNEQRGEFPCRLNRALSSRWDKIRADVSKFSGYYARVLREKQSGLSDDDKTSKAATLFAHEEGKPFHYMHCWHQLKGEPKWESICQGHSFRGLHARSIPSSGCPSVQTPETDSGSAGLSGKRPRGRDFSKAERKKAGSSSSPEYLSRLQEITEKQIQRSIEKGEKRKDH, from the exons ATGTCGAATCCGTCAAATGCCCAGCAAtttcctccaccaccacccttaTGGCCAACAGGTTACATGCAGCAGAATCCAGTCGATTGCAACATGATGGGAAACATTAATTTTCCTAGTCCTGGTCAAGGTCCAACTACAATGTGGGCGCCAATTCAGGCAGGGAACACTAGTTCCCAATCAACCATGATCCCTGCTTCCCAATCTGCACTATATTGGAATCACTACATGAATTTTGTGAGGAACCCTCTTGGCTCGGTGGGAATGAGTCCATACACGGATTCATATCCACCTTCACTATCAAGTACACCGTTGCAGGGTTCTAATACTATACCACAAATGCCTGTAAACTTGGAGTCAGATGCTGAACACAGTGTTCAGGACATCAATAGTCCTGAGAAAAATGCACCTCCAGTTCAAAAACAAAAGAAATCTAAGGAACAAAACTTTACAGCCCCAGAAGACAGACTCCTTTGTACTACTTGGTTGCAAATAAGTAGTGACCCCATTGTGAATACTGGGCAAAGGAGGGAGGGTCTCTGGGCCAGAATTGAAAAAAGGTACAATGAACAAAGGGGGGAATTTCCTTGTCGACTTAACAGAGCACTCAGTAGCCGATGGGACAAGATAAGGGCTGATGTCAGTAAATTCTCTGGATACTACGCGAGAgttctacgagaaaaacaaagtGGTCTAAGTGATGACGATAAG ACATCGAAGGCAGCCACATTGTTCGCTCATGAGGAGGGCAAACCATTTCATTATATGCACTGCTGGCATCAACTGAAGGGGGAACCCAAATGGGAGAGCATATGTCAAGGACACTCTTTTAGAGGATTACATGCAAGATCAATTCCTTCGTCGGGGTGTCCATCAGTGCAAACACCGGAGACTGACAGTGGATCCGCTGGACTCTCAGGAAAAAGGCCCCGTGGCCGTGATTTCAGTAAAGCTGAGAGAAAGAAAGCTGGTTCATCTTCGTCCCCGGAGTACTTAAGCCGATTACAAGAAATTACTGAGAAACAAATACAGAGGTCCATTGAAAAgggggaaaaaagaaaagaccaCTGA
- the LOC103641922 gene encoding protein ALP1-like — MNLTGIRNCSIHLCMNFSEPHLLSKTNLSVVRCKARLSYDARHHCLSYEATDGFQRKPSSLPPNLSSPLYIFNEPLPYSSPIVLSESSYRKFVMSPSHTEDEFASSDSSDSEDETLLLVNLLTLNIAAQHLHRRRSGLPRRVIHRDHFAGENLIQHHYFAANPVYPPHVFRRRFRMSRPLFLRILQGLQQHDIYFTQRVDATGMPGLGPLQKVCAAMRILAYGLPSDAVDEYIQIGESTARECLHHFCRAIIDCFSAWYLRTPTQDDINRIMHNSESRGFPGMLGSIDCMHWEWRNCPTAWRGQFCGRNGRASMILEAVATYDLWIWHAFFGMPGTNNDVNVLHRSPVFDPITTGRMPPVNYTVNGNAYNFGYYLADGIYPNWPTFVKAIRHPYEEKKVYFTQMQESCRKDIERAFGVLQARWAVLRGPAYGWDRNRLTEIMTACIIMHNMIVEDEGPFAANIDFGDNSSRIDSSQIIAEGRAEWVINHFDLRRQDRSCSLQNDLVEHLWSRRGSM; from the exons ATGAACCTCACCGGTATTCGGAATTGTTCCATTCATTTGTGCATGAACTTCTCTGAACCACACTTACTTTCGAAGACAAACCTTTCAGTCGTACGCTGCAAGGCACGACTATCTTACGATGCAAGACATCATTGCCTTTCATACGAAGCCACGGATGGCTTTCAACGGAAGCCATCTTCCCTCCCCCCCAACCTTTCCTCTCCCCTATATATATTCAATGAACCTCTACCATATTCTTCACCCATAGTACTCAGTGAATCAAGTTATCGAAAGTTCGTTATGTCTCCTAGCCATACGGAAGATGAGTTTGCTTCGAGTGATTCGAGTGATAGTGAGGATGAAACTCTTTTGCTTGTCAACCTACTAACCCTAAACATTGCGGCGCAGCACCTTCACCGCCGACGGTCCGGTCTACCCCGCCGTGTCATTCACAGAGATCATTTCGCTGGAGAAAACCTCATCCAACATCACTACTTCGCCGCTAACCCAGTGTATCCACCGCATGTGTTTCGTAGAAG GTTCCGCATGAGTAGGCCTTTGTTTCTCCGCATTCTGCAAGGTCTTCAACAACACGATATTTACTTTACACAACGAGTTGACGCAACTGGTATGCCCGGACTAGGACCATTACAAAAAGTATGTGCGGCCATGCGGATACTTGCTTATGGCTTACCTTCAGATGCGGTAGACGAGTATATTCAAATTGGGGAATCAACGGCTAGGGAATGCCTTCATCATTTTTGTCGCGCAATCATTGATTGTTTTAGTGCTTGGTATTTACGCACTCCAACTCAAGATGACATTAATCGCATCATGCATAATAGTGAGTCGCGGGGTTTTCCTGGCATGTTGGGATCCATCGATTGCATGCACTGGGAGTGGAGGAACTGTCCAACGGCATGGCGAGGTCAATTTTGTGGTAGAAATGGTAGGGCATCCATGATACTTGAAGCTGTTGCAACGTATGATCTATGGATTTGGCATGCATTTTTTGGCATGCCTGGGACAAACAATGACGTGAACGTGCTCCACCGTTCCCCCGTCTTTGACCCAATCACTACTGGTCGAATGCCCCCTGTCAATTACACAGTTAATGGTAATGCGTACAACTTCGGTTATTACCTCGCTGATGGTATTTACCCAAACTGGCCTACTTTTGTGAAAGCAATCCGACACCCATACGAGGAAAAGAAAGTCTACTTCACTCAGATGCAGGAAAGTTGCCGAAAGGATATTGAGCGTGCTTTTGGAGTACTTCAAGCCCGGTGGGCGGTGCTCCGTGGACCAGCTTATGGTTGGGATCGTAATCGTTTGACAGAGATAATGACGGCTTGCATCATCATGCATAACATGATCGTTGAAGACGAAGGCCCATTTGCTGCAAACATTGATTTCGGAGACAACTCTTCAAGGATTGATTCATCTCAAATAATAGCGGAAGGACGTGCCGAATGGGTTATTAACCACTTCGATCTACGTCGCCAAGATAGATCGTGCTCCCTTCAAAATGATCTTGTCGAGCACTTATGGAGTCGCCGTGGAAGTATGTAA
- the LOC103641925 gene encoding RING-H2 finger protein ATL74 → MHGATTTRKLMWGTSPAAAGSDRPDDHDVVIVLASLLCALIAVLGVGLVARCACGGRGPRAQQAAAAAAAAAANRGVKKSVLRRIPTVPYVAPAAAACGSSSRSEGDADAEAVECAICLAEFEEGEPTRVLPQCGHAFHAACVDEWLRGHSSCPSCRRLLSHQLPPGERCRRCGARPHDAGAAGPAWKPTYYSAMPPFLA, encoded by the coding sequence ATGCACGGCGCGACGACGACGAGGAAGCTCATGTGGGGGACCAGCCCGGCGGCGGCTGGGTCGGACAGGCCCGACGACCACGACGTCGTCATCGTGCTCGCCTCGCTGCTCTGCGCGCTCATCGCCGTCCTCGGCGTCGGCCTCGTGGCGCGGTGCGCGTGCGGCGGGCGCGGGCCCCGCGCGCAgcaggctgctgctgctgctgcggcggcggcggccaacAGAGGCGTCAAGAAGTCAGTGCTCCGCAGGATCCCCACCGTGCCGTACGTCGCACCCGCCGCCGCCGcttgcggcagcagcagcagaagcGAAGGGGACGCGGACGCGGAGGCGGTGGAGTGCGCCATCTGCCTGGCGGAGTTCGAGGAGGGCGAGCCCACGCGCGTGCTGCCCCAGTGCGGCCACGCCTTCCACGCCGCCTGCGTCGACGAGTGGCTGCGCGGCCACTCGTCCTGCCCCTCCTGCCGCCGGCTCCTGTCCCACCAGCTGCCGCCCGGAGAGCGGTGCCGCCGCTGCGGCGCGCGGCCCCACGACGCCGGCGCCGCTGGGCCCGCGTGGAAGCCGACCTACTACAGCGCCATGCCGCCGTTCCTGGCGTAG